A genomic region of Miscanthus floridulus cultivar M001 chromosome 3, ASM1932011v1, whole genome shotgun sequence contains the following coding sequences:
- the LOC136547074 gene encoding uncharacterized protein, giving the protein MEFTEAFKQTGPCSFSPDSRFLAIAVDYRLVVRDVVSLKVVQLFSCVDKISSVEWAPDSEYILCGLYKRPMVQAWSLSQPDWTCKIDEGPAGIAYARWSPDSRHILTTSEFQLRLTVWSLVNTACVHVQWPKHGSRGVSFTKDGKFAAICTRRDCKDYINLLSCHSWEIMTVFAIDTVDLAGVEWSPDDSAIVVWDSLVEYKVLIYSPDGRCLFKYLAYESGLGVKTVAWSPCGQFLAVGSYDQAVRTLNHLTWKTFAEFSHAGYIRSPCNAAIYKEVDDPWQLDMSELCQSEGFSCNMQDNGAENGTEGGGSRVKYALMDVPITLPSMKPAFDKPNPKQGIGMLSWSSDSHYFFTRNDNMPTALWIWDICRLELAAVLVQKDPIRGAAWDPTCTRLVLCTESPHLYMWTPSGACCVNIPLLNFRIVDLKWSSNGSCLLLKERESFCCATIISALPEEEPDQSDDTSEDE; this is encoded by the exons ATGGAGTTCACGGAGGCGTTCAAGCAGACGGGCCCGTGTTCCTTCTCCCCCGACTCGCGCTTCCTCGCTATTGCCGTAGACTACCGCCTCGTCGTCCGGGACGTCGTCTCACTGAAG GTGGTACAATTGTTTTCATGTGTGGACAAGATAAGCTCTGTGGAGTGGGCACCGGATTCAGAATATATTCTATGTGGACTTTACAAGCGGCCCATGGTGCAGGCTTGGTCACTGAGCCAGCCTGACTGGACCTGCAAGATCGATGAAGGTCCTGCAGGGATTGCATATGCTCGCTGGAGCCCTGACAGTCGTCATATACTAACTACATCTGAGTTTCAGCTCCGTCTCACTGTGTGGTCTCTCGTAAATACAGCATGCGTGCATGTCCAGTGGCCAAAGCATGGTTCTAGAGGTGTTTCTTTTACCAAGGATGGAAAGTTTGCTGCAATCTGCACCAGGCGTGATTGCAAGGATTACATAAATTTGCTCTCATGTCACTCCTGGGAGATAATGACTGTCTTTGCCATTGACACGGTAGACTTAGCTGGTGTTGAATGGTCACCAGATGATAGTGCTATTGTTGTCTGGGATTCACTTGTTGAATACAAG GTTCTGATATATTCGCCAGACGGAAGGTGCTTGTTCAAGTATCTAGCTTATGAAAGTGGGTTAGGTGTGAAAACTGTTGCTTGGTCACCATGTGGACAGTTTTTAGCAGTGGGCAGCTATGATCAAGCAGTGCGGACTTTGAATCACCTGACGTGGAAAACTTTTGCGGAGTTCTCACATGCTGGATATATTCGAAGTCCTTGCAATGCTGCTATATATAAG GAAGTGGATGACCCATGGCAGCTTGATATGTCAGAGTTATGCCAAAGTGAAGGCTTCTCTTGTAACATGCAAGACAATGGCGCAG AAAATGGCACCGAGGGAGGAGGCTCTAGAGTTAAATATGCTCTGATGGATGTTCCCATCACCTTACCTTCGATGAAACCAGCTTTTGACAAGCCCAACCCCAAACAAGGCATTG GTATGCTGTCATGGAGCAGCGACAGCCACTATTTCTTCACCCGGAACGACAACATGCCGACTGCTCTTTGGATATGGGATATATGCCGCCTTGAGCTTGCCGCTGTGCTTGTGCAGAAAGATCCAATCCGTGGTGCAGCATGGGATCCTACCTGCACACGCCTTGTTTTATGCACGGAGAGCCCTCATTTGTACATGTGGACACCATCCGGTGCCTGTTGTGTCAACATCCCCTTGCTGAACTTCCGAATTGTTGATTTGAAGTGGAGCTCGAATGGGAGCTGTCTCCTCCTGAAGGAGCGTGAATCTTTCTGCTGTGCCACAATCATATCTGCCCTGCCTGAGGAAGAACCTGATCAATCTGATGATACTTCTGAAGATGAATGA